One genomic window of Oryctolagus cuniculus chromosome 11, mOryCun1.1, whole genome shotgun sequence includes the following:
- the CARD10 gene encoding caspase recruitment domain-containing protein 10 isoform X3 codes for MGGGPGSPGGPGDGDRDGDGGGVGGAEDTAPLRRRSRRPSADRGARGGCGARDPEDAAMPGRAEAGEAEEEAGAGSGSEAEEDALWERIEGVRHRLTRALNPAKLTPYLRQCRVIDEQDEEEVLSTYRFPCRVNRTGRLMDILRCRGKRGYEAFLEALEFYYPEHFTLLTGQEPAQRCSMILDEEGPEGLTQFLMTEVRRLRDARKSQLQREQQLQARGRALEEERARLEQRLREQQQAQERCQRLREDWEAGSLELLRLKDENYMIAMRLAQLSEEKNSAVLRSRDLQLAVDQLKLKVSRLEEECTLLRRARGPHAGSEEKEREKEPDSVDLVSELRAENQRLTASLQELQQGLQQVGPGPAAEAVLNPDPQEASRPGAPGSERILLDILEHDWREAQDSRQELCQKLLAVQGELQWAEELRDKYLQEMEDLRLKHRTLQKDCDLYKHRMATVLAQLEEIEKERDQAIQSRDRIQLQYSQSLIEKDQYRKQVRGLEAERDELLTTLTSLEGAKALLEAQLQRAQGGSCLKACASSHSLCSNLSSTWSLSEFPSPLGVPEAAGDAAGTGGSEPLTSEEATDSEKEINRLSILPFPPSAGSILRRQREEDPAPPKRSFSSMSDITGDSAGDATEEGRDCAASLPGACGTCSALGSVTLKPWSPGLSSSSSSDSVWPLGKPEGPATRGGGLDLINRSLAIRVSGWSPPGGPESPDRGPDCLSLLGDRWSGAVVRRVLSGPGSARTEPREVRAEATGQEGACLEAESQQRTLPWSQGSTLPFLGDSKACQSFHEALDAWAKGPGAEPFYIRANLTLPERADPHALCVKAQEILRLVDPAYKRRQEWFCTRVDPLTLRDLDRGTVPNYQRAQQLLEVQEKCLPSSRHRSPRNNLKKRALDQLRLVRPKPVGGPAGDCPEQLLLEPCSEPERSLKPYSLVRPLLVSALRPVVLLPECLAPRLIRNLLDLPSSRLDFQVCPAESLSGDEQCTPSAPGAPKARPATPGLGSRIRAIQESVGKQKHCLLELGARGVRELVHNDIYPIVIHVEVTEKNIREVRGLLGRPGWRDSELLRQCRGSEQVLWGLPCSWVQVPAHAWAHAEELAKVVRGRILQEQARLVWVERGSSRGCQSSSEA; via the exons ATGGGGGGCGGCCCGGGCAGCCCCGGCGGCCCCGGCGATGGGGATAGGGACGGGGACGGGGGCGGAGTCGGGGGCGCCGAGGACACCGCCCCCCTACGCCGGCGGAGCCGCCGCCCGAGTGCGGACCGGGGAGCTCGAGGCGGCTGCGGCGCGCGGG ACCCAGAGGACGCGGCCATGCCGGGCAGGGCCGAGGCGGGGGAGGCCGAGGAGGAGGCCGGAGCCGGCTCGGGGTCCGAGGCGGAGGAGGACGCGCTGTGGGAGCGGATCGAGGGCGTCCGGCACCGGCTGACGCGCGCCCTGAACCCGGCCAAGCTCACGCCGTATCTGCGCCAATGCCGGGTCATCGACGAGCAGGACGAAGAGGAGGTGCTGAGCACCTACCGCTTCCCGTGCCGCGTCAACCGCACCG ggcGTCTGATGGACATCTTGCGCTGCCGAGGCAAGAGGGGCTACGAGGCCTTCCTGGAGGCCCTGGAGTTCTACTACCCGGAGCACTTCACACTGCTCACCGGCCAGGAGCCCGCCCAGCGCTGCTCCATGATCCTGG ACGAGGAGGGGCCTGAGGGCCTCACCCAGTTCCTGATGACAGAGGTGCGGAGACTGCGGGACGCCCGCAAGAGCCAGCTGCAGCgggagcagcagctgcaggctCGCGGCCGGGCGCTGGAGGAGGAGCGGGCGCGGCTGGAGCAGCGGCTGCGGGAGCAGCAGCAGGCGCAGGAGCGTTGCCAGCGGCTCCGGGAGGACTGGGAGGCGGGCAGCCTGGAGCTGCTGCGCCTCAAGGACGAGAACTACATGATCGCCAtgcgcctggcccagctcagcgaGGAGAAGAATTCCGCGGTGCTCCGGAGCCGGGACCTGCAGCTGGCG GTGGACCAGCTCAAGCTCAAGGTGAGCCGGCTGGAGGAAGAGTGCACCCTGCTGCGGAGGGCCAGGGGCCCCCACGCCGGGAgcgaggagaaggagagagagaaggagccgGACAGCGTGGACCTCGTCTCCGAGCTGCGCGCCGAGAACCAGCGGCTGACGGCGTCcctgcaggagctgcagcagggcctgcagcag gTGGGCCCTGGGCCAGCTGCTGAGGCAGTCCTGAACCCTGATCCCCAGGAGGCGAGCCGGCCGGGGGCCCCAGGCTCCGAGCGCATCCTGCTGGACATCCTGGAACACGACTGGCGGGAGGCGCAGGACAgcaggcaggagctgtgccagaaGCTGCTGGCTGTGCAGGGGGAGCTGCAGTGGGCCGAGGAGCTGCGGGACAAG TACCTGCAGGAGATGGAGGACCTGCGGCTGAAGCACCGCACGCTGCAGAAAGACTGTGACCTGTACAAGCACCGCATGGCCACTGTCCTGGCGCAGCTGGAGGAGATTGAGAAGGAGCGGGACCAG gccatCCAGAGCCGCGACCGCATCCAGCTGCAGTACTCCCAGAGCCTCATTGAGAAGGACCAGTACCGCAAGCAGGTGCGGGGCCTGGAGGCCGAGCGGGACGAGCTGCTGACCACGCTCACCAGCCTGGAGGGCGCCAAGGCCCTGCTCGAGGCTCAGCTGCAGCGGGCCCAGGGCGGGTCCTGCCTCAAG gcCTGCGCCTCCTCCCATTCCCTGTGCTCGAACCTCAGCAGCACCTGGAGCCTCAGTGAATTCCCCTCCCCGCTAGGAGTTCCGGAAGCAGCTGGGGACGCGGCCGGCACAGGTGGCTCTGAGCCCCTCACCTCG GAGGAAGCCACCGACAGCGAGAAGGAGATCAACCGGCTCTCCATCCTGCCCTTCCCCCCCAGTGCCGGCTCCATCCTCCGGCGGCAGCGCGAGGAGGACCCCGCGCCCCCTAAGAG GTCCTTTAGCAGCATGTCggacatcacaggtgacagcGCCGGCGACGCCACGGAGGAGGGGAGGGACTGTGCAGCCAGCCTGCCTGGGGCCTGTGGCACCTGCTCTGCCCTTG GGAGTGTGACGCTGAAGCCCTGGTCCCCCGGCCTCTCCTCATCGTCGTCTTCTGACAGCGTGTGGCCTCTGGGAAAGCCGGAAGGCCCCGCGACCCGGGGCGGCGGCCTGGACCTCATCAACAG gtCTCTGGCCATCCGGGTGTCTGGCTGGAGCCCCCCAGGGGGCCCAGAGTCCCCAGACAGGGGCCCAGACTGCCTGTCACTGCTTGGGGACAGATGGTCTGGGGCAGTGGTACGCAGGGTGCTGTCTGGGCCTGGGTCTGCCAGGACCGAACCAAGAGAGGTGAG GGCGGAGGCCACTGGTCAGGAGGGGGCGTGCCTGGAGGCCGAGTCCCAGCAGAGAACCTTGCCCTGGAGCCAGGGGTCCACACTGCCCTTCCTGGGGGACTCCAAGG CTTGCCAGTCCTTCCATGAGGCCCTGGATGCCTGGGCGAAGGGGCCGGGGGCTGAGCCCTTCTACATCCGAGCCAACCTCACCCTGCCTGAGCGGGCCGACCCGCACGCCCTGTGCGTGAAGGCGCAGGAGATTCTGCGGCTGGTGGACCCAGCCTACAAGCGCCGGCAGGAGTGGTTCTGCACCCGCGTGGACCCCCTCACGCTGCGGGACCTGGACCGGGGCACCGTGCCCAACTACCAGAG agcccagcagctcctggaagtcCAGGAGAAGTGCCTGCCCTCCAGCCGCCACCGAAGCCCCCGCAATAAC ctgaaGAAGCGAGCCCTGGACCAGCTGCGGCTGGTGAGGCCCAAGCCGGTGGGGGGTCCCGCAGGAGACTGCCCGGAACAGCTGCTGCTGGAGCCCTGCTCAG aGCCAGAGCGCAGCCTCAAACCCTACAGCCTGGTGCGGCCACTGCTGGTGTCCGCCCTGCGgcctgtggtgctgctgcccGAGTGCCTGGCGCCCCGGCTCATCCGCAACCTGCTTGACCTGCCCAGCTCCCGGCTGGACTTCCAAGTGTGCCCTGCGG AAAGCCTCTCCGGGGATGAGCAGTGCACACCATCGGCGCCTGGAGCCCCCAAGGCCCGGCCTGCCAcccctgggctgggcagcaggaTCCGTGCCATCCAGGAGTCTGTCGGGAAA CAGAAGCACTGCCTGTTGGAGCTGGGCGCCCGGGGCGTGCGGGAACTGGTTCACAATGACATCTACCCCATCGTCATCCACGTGGAGGTCACCGAGAAGAACATCCGGGAAGTCag GGGTCTGCTGGGCCGGCCGGGCTGGCGTGACTCGGAGCTGCTGCGGCAGTGCCGCGGCTCGGAGCAGGTGCTCTGGGGACTGCCTTGctcctgggtgcaggtgcccgcCCACGCGTGGGCCCACGCCGAGGAGCTGGCCAAGGTGGTTCGCGGCCGCATCCTGCAGGAGCAGGCCCGCCTCGTGTGGGTGGAGCGTGGCAGCAGCCGCGGCTGTCAGAGCAGCAGCGAGGCCTGA
- the CARD10 gene encoding caspase recruitment domain-containing protein 10 isoform X7: MGGGPGSPGGPGDGDRDGDGGGVGGAEDTAPLRRRSRRPSADRGARGGCGARDPEDAAMPGRAEAGEAEEEAGAGSGSEAEEDALWERIEGVRHRLTRALNPAKLTPYLRQCRVIDEQDEEEVLSTYRFPCRVNRTGRLMDILRCRGKRGYEAFLEALEFYYPEHFTLLTGQEPAQRCSMILDEEGPEGLTQFLMTEVRRLRDARKSQLQREQQLQARGRALEEERARLEQRLREQQQAQERCQRLREDWEAGSLELLRLKDENYMIAMRLAQLSEEKNSAVLRSRDLQLAVDQLKLKVSRLEEECTLLRRARGPHAGSEEKEREKEPDSVDLVSELRAENQRLTASLQELQQGLQQVGPGPAAEAVLNPDPQEASRPGAPGSERILLDILEHDWREAQDSRQELCQKLLAVQGELQWAEELRDKYLQEMEDLRLKHRTLQKDCDLYKHRMATVLAQLEEIEKERDQAIQSRDRIQLQYSQSLIEKDQYRKQVRGLEAERDELLTTLTSLEGAKALLEAQLQRAQGGSCLKACASSHSLCSNLSSTWSLSEFPSPLGVPEAAGDAAGTGGSEPLTSEEATDSEKEINRLSILPFPPSAGSILRRQREEDPAPPKRSFSSMSDITGSVTLKPWSPGLSSSSSSDSVWPLGKPEGPATRGGGLDLINRSLAIRVSGWSPPGGPESPDRGPDCLSLLGDRWSGAVVRRVLSGPGSARTEPREPRAEATGQEGACLEAESQQRTLPWSQGSTLPFLGDSKACQSFHEALDAWAKGPGAEPFYIRANLTLPERADPHALCVKAQEILRLVDPAYKRRQEWFCTRVDPLTLRDLDRGTVPNYQRAQQLLEVQEKCLPSSRHRSPRNNLKKRALDQLRLVRPKPVGGPAGDCPEQLLLEPCSEPERSLKPYSLVRPLLVSALRPVVLLPECLAPRLIRNLLDLPSSRLDFQVCPAESLSGDEQCTPSAPGAPKARPATPGLGSRIRAIQESVGKKHCLLELGARGVRELVHNDIYPIVIHVEVTEKNIREVRGLLGRPGWRDSELLRQCRGSEQVLWGLPCSWVQVPAHAWAHAEELAKVVRGRILQEQARLVWVERGSSRGCQSSSEA; encoded by the exons ATGGGGGGCGGCCCGGGCAGCCCCGGCGGCCCCGGCGATGGGGATAGGGACGGGGACGGGGGCGGAGTCGGGGGCGCCGAGGACACCGCCCCCCTACGCCGGCGGAGCCGCCGCCCGAGTGCGGACCGGGGAGCTCGAGGCGGCTGCGGCGCGCGGG ACCCAGAGGACGCGGCCATGCCGGGCAGGGCCGAGGCGGGGGAGGCCGAGGAGGAGGCCGGAGCCGGCTCGGGGTCCGAGGCGGAGGAGGACGCGCTGTGGGAGCGGATCGAGGGCGTCCGGCACCGGCTGACGCGCGCCCTGAACCCGGCCAAGCTCACGCCGTATCTGCGCCAATGCCGGGTCATCGACGAGCAGGACGAAGAGGAGGTGCTGAGCACCTACCGCTTCCCGTGCCGCGTCAACCGCACCG ggcGTCTGATGGACATCTTGCGCTGCCGAGGCAAGAGGGGCTACGAGGCCTTCCTGGAGGCCCTGGAGTTCTACTACCCGGAGCACTTCACACTGCTCACCGGCCAGGAGCCCGCCCAGCGCTGCTCCATGATCCTGG ACGAGGAGGGGCCTGAGGGCCTCACCCAGTTCCTGATGACAGAGGTGCGGAGACTGCGGGACGCCCGCAAGAGCCAGCTGCAGCgggagcagcagctgcaggctCGCGGCCGGGCGCTGGAGGAGGAGCGGGCGCGGCTGGAGCAGCGGCTGCGGGAGCAGCAGCAGGCGCAGGAGCGTTGCCAGCGGCTCCGGGAGGACTGGGAGGCGGGCAGCCTGGAGCTGCTGCGCCTCAAGGACGAGAACTACATGATCGCCAtgcgcctggcccagctcagcgaGGAGAAGAATTCCGCGGTGCTCCGGAGCCGGGACCTGCAGCTGGCG GTGGACCAGCTCAAGCTCAAGGTGAGCCGGCTGGAGGAAGAGTGCACCCTGCTGCGGAGGGCCAGGGGCCCCCACGCCGGGAgcgaggagaaggagagagagaaggagccgGACAGCGTGGACCTCGTCTCCGAGCTGCGCGCCGAGAACCAGCGGCTGACGGCGTCcctgcaggagctgcagcagggcctgcagcag gTGGGCCCTGGGCCAGCTGCTGAGGCAGTCCTGAACCCTGATCCCCAGGAGGCGAGCCGGCCGGGGGCCCCAGGCTCCGAGCGCATCCTGCTGGACATCCTGGAACACGACTGGCGGGAGGCGCAGGACAgcaggcaggagctgtgccagaaGCTGCTGGCTGTGCAGGGGGAGCTGCAGTGGGCCGAGGAGCTGCGGGACAAG TACCTGCAGGAGATGGAGGACCTGCGGCTGAAGCACCGCACGCTGCAGAAAGACTGTGACCTGTACAAGCACCGCATGGCCACTGTCCTGGCGCAGCTGGAGGAGATTGAGAAGGAGCGGGACCAG gccatCCAGAGCCGCGACCGCATCCAGCTGCAGTACTCCCAGAGCCTCATTGAGAAGGACCAGTACCGCAAGCAGGTGCGGGGCCTGGAGGCCGAGCGGGACGAGCTGCTGACCACGCTCACCAGCCTGGAGGGCGCCAAGGCCCTGCTCGAGGCTCAGCTGCAGCGGGCCCAGGGCGGGTCCTGCCTCAAG gcCTGCGCCTCCTCCCATTCCCTGTGCTCGAACCTCAGCAGCACCTGGAGCCTCAGTGAATTCCCCTCCCCGCTAGGAGTTCCGGAAGCAGCTGGGGACGCGGCCGGCACAGGTGGCTCTGAGCCCCTCACCTCG GAGGAAGCCACCGACAGCGAGAAGGAGATCAACCGGCTCTCCATCCTGCCCTTCCCCCCCAGTGCCGGCTCCATCCTCCGGCGGCAGCGCGAGGAGGACCCCGCGCCCCCTAAGAG GTCCTTTAGCAGCATGTCggacatcacag GGAGTGTGACGCTGAAGCCCTGGTCCCCCGGCCTCTCCTCATCGTCGTCTTCTGACAGCGTGTGGCCTCTGGGAAAGCCGGAAGGCCCCGCGACCCGGGGCGGCGGCCTGGACCTCATCAACAG gtCTCTGGCCATCCGGGTGTCTGGCTGGAGCCCCCCAGGGGGCCCAGAGTCCCCAGACAGGGGCCCAGACTGCCTGTCACTGCTTGGGGACAGATGGTCTGGGGCAGTGGTACGCAGGGTGCTGTCTGGGCCTGGGTCTGCCAGGACCGAACCAAGAGAG CCGAGGGCGGAGGCCACTGGTCAGGAGGGGGCGTGCCTGGAGGCCGAGTCCCAGCAGAGAACCTTGCCCTGGAGCCAGGGGTCCACACTGCCCTTCCTGGGGGACTCCAAGG CTTGCCAGTCCTTCCATGAGGCCCTGGATGCCTGGGCGAAGGGGCCGGGGGCTGAGCCCTTCTACATCCGAGCCAACCTCACCCTGCCTGAGCGGGCCGACCCGCACGCCCTGTGCGTGAAGGCGCAGGAGATTCTGCGGCTGGTGGACCCAGCCTACAAGCGCCGGCAGGAGTGGTTCTGCACCCGCGTGGACCCCCTCACGCTGCGGGACCTGGACCGGGGCACCGTGCCCAACTACCAGAG agcccagcagctcctggaagtcCAGGAGAAGTGCCTGCCCTCCAGCCGCCACCGAAGCCCCCGCAATAAC ctgaaGAAGCGAGCCCTGGACCAGCTGCGGCTGGTGAGGCCCAAGCCGGTGGGGGGTCCCGCAGGAGACTGCCCGGAACAGCTGCTGCTGGAGCCCTGCTCAG aGCCAGAGCGCAGCCTCAAACCCTACAGCCTGGTGCGGCCACTGCTGGTGTCCGCCCTGCGgcctgtggtgctgctgcccGAGTGCCTGGCGCCCCGGCTCATCCGCAACCTGCTTGACCTGCCCAGCTCCCGGCTGGACTTCCAAGTGTGCCCTGCGG AAAGCCTCTCCGGGGATGAGCAGTGCACACCATCGGCGCCTGGAGCCCCCAAGGCCCGGCCTGCCAcccctgggctgggcagcaggaTCCGTGCCATCCAGGAGTCTGTCGGGAAA AAGCACTGCCTGTTGGAGCTGGGCGCCCGGGGCGTGCGGGAACTGGTTCACAATGACATCTACCCCATCGTCATCCACGTGGAGGTCACCGAGAAGAACATCCGGGAAGTCag GGGTCTGCTGGGCCGGCCGGGCTGGCGTGACTCGGAGCTGCTGCGGCAGTGCCGCGGCTCGGAGCAGGTGCTCTGGGGACTGCCTTGctcctgggtgcaggtgcccgcCCACGCGTGGGCCCACGCCGAGGAGCTGGCCAAGGTGGTTCGCGGCCGCATCCTGCAGGAGCAGGCCCGCCTCGTGTGGGTGGAGCGTGGCAGCAGCCGCGGCTGTCAGAGCAGCAGCGAGGCCTGA
- the CARD10 gene encoding caspase recruitment domain-containing protein 10 isoform X2, producing MGGGPGSPGGPGDGDRDGDGGGVGGAEDTAPLRRRSRRPSADRGARGGCGARDPEDAAMPGRAEAGEAEEEAGAGSGSEAEEDALWERIEGVRHRLTRALNPAKLTPYLRQCRVIDEQDEEEVLSTYRFPCRVNRTGRLMDILRCRGKRGYEAFLEALEFYYPEHFTLLTGQEPAQRCSMILDEEGPEGLTQFLMTEVRRLRDARKSQLQREQQLQARGRALEEERARLEQRLREQQQAQERCQRLREDWEAGSLELLRLKDENYMIAMRLAQLSEEKNSAVLRSRDLQLAVDQLKLKVSRLEEECTLLRRARGPHAGSEEKEREKEPDSVDLVSELRAENQRLTASLQELQQGLQQVGPGPAAEAVLNPDPQEASRPGAPGSERILLDILEHDWREAQDSRQELCQKLLAVQGELQWAEELRDKYLQEMEDLRLKHRTLQKDCDLYKHRMATVLAQLEEIEKERDQAIQSRDRIQLQYSQSLIEKDQYRKQVRGLEAERDELLTTLTSLEGAKALLEAQLQRAQGGSCLKACASSHSLCSNLSSTWSLSEFPSPLGVPEAAGDAAGTGGSEPLTSEEATDSEKEINRLSILPFPPSAGSILRRQREEDPAPPKRSFSSMSDITGDSAGDATEEGRDCAASLPGACGTCSALGSVTLKPWSPGLSSSSSSDSVWPLGKPEGPATRGGGLDLINRSLAIRVSGWSPPGGPESPDRGPDCLSLLGDRWSGAVVRRVLSGPGSARTEPREPRAEATGQEGACLEAESQQRTLPWSQGSTLPFLGDSKACQSFHEALDAWAKGPGAEPFYIRANLTLPERADPHALCVKAQEILRLVDPAYKRRQEWFCTRVDPLTLRDLDRGTVPNYQRAQQLLEVQEKCLPSSRHRSPRNNLKKRALDQLRLVRPKPVGGPAGDCPEQLLLEPCSEPERSLKPYSLVRPLLVSALRPVVLLPECLAPRLIRNLLDLPSSRLDFQVCPAESLSGDEQCTPSAPGAPKARPATPGLGSRIRAIQESVGKQKHCLLELGARGVRELVHNDIYPIVIHVEVTEKNIREVRGLLGRPGWRDSELLRQCRGSEQVLWGLPCSWVQVPAHAWAHAEELAKVVRGRILQEQARLVWVERGSSRGCQSSSEA from the exons ATGGGGGGCGGCCCGGGCAGCCCCGGCGGCCCCGGCGATGGGGATAGGGACGGGGACGGGGGCGGAGTCGGGGGCGCCGAGGACACCGCCCCCCTACGCCGGCGGAGCCGCCGCCCGAGTGCGGACCGGGGAGCTCGAGGCGGCTGCGGCGCGCGGG ACCCAGAGGACGCGGCCATGCCGGGCAGGGCCGAGGCGGGGGAGGCCGAGGAGGAGGCCGGAGCCGGCTCGGGGTCCGAGGCGGAGGAGGACGCGCTGTGGGAGCGGATCGAGGGCGTCCGGCACCGGCTGACGCGCGCCCTGAACCCGGCCAAGCTCACGCCGTATCTGCGCCAATGCCGGGTCATCGACGAGCAGGACGAAGAGGAGGTGCTGAGCACCTACCGCTTCCCGTGCCGCGTCAACCGCACCG ggcGTCTGATGGACATCTTGCGCTGCCGAGGCAAGAGGGGCTACGAGGCCTTCCTGGAGGCCCTGGAGTTCTACTACCCGGAGCACTTCACACTGCTCACCGGCCAGGAGCCCGCCCAGCGCTGCTCCATGATCCTGG ACGAGGAGGGGCCTGAGGGCCTCACCCAGTTCCTGATGACAGAGGTGCGGAGACTGCGGGACGCCCGCAAGAGCCAGCTGCAGCgggagcagcagctgcaggctCGCGGCCGGGCGCTGGAGGAGGAGCGGGCGCGGCTGGAGCAGCGGCTGCGGGAGCAGCAGCAGGCGCAGGAGCGTTGCCAGCGGCTCCGGGAGGACTGGGAGGCGGGCAGCCTGGAGCTGCTGCGCCTCAAGGACGAGAACTACATGATCGCCAtgcgcctggcccagctcagcgaGGAGAAGAATTCCGCGGTGCTCCGGAGCCGGGACCTGCAGCTGGCG GTGGACCAGCTCAAGCTCAAGGTGAGCCGGCTGGAGGAAGAGTGCACCCTGCTGCGGAGGGCCAGGGGCCCCCACGCCGGGAgcgaggagaaggagagagagaaggagccgGACAGCGTGGACCTCGTCTCCGAGCTGCGCGCCGAGAACCAGCGGCTGACGGCGTCcctgcaggagctgcagcagggcctgcagcag gTGGGCCCTGGGCCAGCTGCTGAGGCAGTCCTGAACCCTGATCCCCAGGAGGCGAGCCGGCCGGGGGCCCCAGGCTCCGAGCGCATCCTGCTGGACATCCTGGAACACGACTGGCGGGAGGCGCAGGACAgcaggcaggagctgtgccagaaGCTGCTGGCTGTGCAGGGGGAGCTGCAGTGGGCCGAGGAGCTGCGGGACAAG TACCTGCAGGAGATGGAGGACCTGCGGCTGAAGCACCGCACGCTGCAGAAAGACTGTGACCTGTACAAGCACCGCATGGCCACTGTCCTGGCGCAGCTGGAGGAGATTGAGAAGGAGCGGGACCAG gccatCCAGAGCCGCGACCGCATCCAGCTGCAGTACTCCCAGAGCCTCATTGAGAAGGACCAGTACCGCAAGCAGGTGCGGGGCCTGGAGGCCGAGCGGGACGAGCTGCTGACCACGCTCACCAGCCTGGAGGGCGCCAAGGCCCTGCTCGAGGCTCAGCTGCAGCGGGCCCAGGGCGGGTCCTGCCTCAAG gcCTGCGCCTCCTCCCATTCCCTGTGCTCGAACCTCAGCAGCACCTGGAGCCTCAGTGAATTCCCCTCCCCGCTAGGAGTTCCGGAAGCAGCTGGGGACGCGGCCGGCACAGGTGGCTCTGAGCCCCTCACCTCG GAGGAAGCCACCGACAGCGAGAAGGAGATCAACCGGCTCTCCATCCTGCCCTTCCCCCCCAGTGCCGGCTCCATCCTCCGGCGGCAGCGCGAGGAGGACCCCGCGCCCCCTAAGAG GTCCTTTAGCAGCATGTCggacatcacaggtgacagcGCCGGCGACGCCACGGAGGAGGGGAGGGACTGTGCAGCCAGCCTGCCTGGGGCCTGTGGCACCTGCTCTGCCCTTG GGAGTGTGACGCTGAAGCCCTGGTCCCCCGGCCTCTCCTCATCGTCGTCTTCTGACAGCGTGTGGCCTCTGGGAAAGCCGGAAGGCCCCGCGACCCGGGGCGGCGGCCTGGACCTCATCAACAG gtCTCTGGCCATCCGGGTGTCTGGCTGGAGCCCCCCAGGGGGCCCAGAGTCCCCAGACAGGGGCCCAGACTGCCTGTCACTGCTTGGGGACAGATGGTCTGGGGCAGTGGTACGCAGGGTGCTGTCTGGGCCTGGGTCTGCCAGGACCGAACCAAGAGAG CCGAGGGCGGAGGCCACTGGTCAGGAGGGGGCGTGCCTGGAGGCCGAGTCCCAGCAGAGAACCTTGCCCTGGAGCCAGGGGTCCACACTGCCCTTCCTGGGGGACTCCAAGG CTTGCCAGTCCTTCCATGAGGCCCTGGATGCCTGGGCGAAGGGGCCGGGGGCTGAGCCCTTCTACATCCGAGCCAACCTCACCCTGCCTGAGCGGGCCGACCCGCACGCCCTGTGCGTGAAGGCGCAGGAGATTCTGCGGCTGGTGGACCCAGCCTACAAGCGCCGGCAGGAGTGGTTCTGCACCCGCGTGGACCCCCTCACGCTGCGGGACCTGGACCGGGGCACCGTGCCCAACTACCAGAG agcccagcagctcctggaagtcCAGGAGAAGTGCCTGCCCTCCAGCCGCCACCGAAGCCCCCGCAATAAC ctgaaGAAGCGAGCCCTGGACCAGCTGCGGCTGGTGAGGCCCAAGCCGGTGGGGGGTCCCGCAGGAGACTGCCCGGAACAGCTGCTGCTGGAGCCCTGCTCAG aGCCAGAGCGCAGCCTCAAACCCTACAGCCTGGTGCGGCCACTGCTGGTGTCCGCCCTGCGgcctgtggtgctgctgcccGAGTGCCTGGCGCCCCGGCTCATCCGCAACCTGCTTGACCTGCCCAGCTCCCGGCTGGACTTCCAAGTGTGCCCTGCGG AAAGCCTCTCCGGGGATGAGCAGTGCACACCATCGGCGCCTGGAGCCCCCAAGGCCCGGCCTGCCAcccctgggctgggcagcaggaTCCGTGCCATCCAGGAGTCTGTCGGGAAA CAGAAGCACTGCCTGTTGGAGCTGGGCGCCCGGGGCGTGCGGGAACTGGTTCACAATGACATCTACCCCATCGTCATCCACGTGGAGGTCACCGAGAAGAACATCCGGGAAGTCag GGGTCTGCTGGGCCGGCCGGGCTGGCGTGACTCGGAGCTGCTGCGGCAGTGCCGCGGCTCGGAGCAGGTGCTCTGGGGACTGCCTTGctcctgggtgcaggtgcccgcCCACGCGTGGGCCCACGCCGAGGAGCTGGCCAAGGTGGTTCGCGGCCGCATCCTGCAGGAGCAGGCCCGCCTCGTGTGGGTGGAGCGTGGCAGCAGCCGCGGCTGTCAGAGCAGCAGCGAGGCCTGA